One genomic region from Anabaena sp. PCC 7108 encodes:
- a CDS encoding NF041680 family putative transposase has translation MKRTSLEEFRQAAYQHLGKAKDATFELTDAILLTRNVYCLAELSLSPVFRRKWPSIYEALQDSRPQRQKLMQLYIKQIPTVERPLLAGDHTNWSRPDAVKLKERTYQHSGTSIAGNKPITVGQGYSTIAWIPEKEGSWALPLRHERITSSESPISKAVWQLKQVCKYLPVRPISVWDSEYGCAPFVLKTANIPADILVRLRSNLCLWGEPGAYSGKGRPKKHGDKFKLNEPTTWTEATSVLEINDPKLGLVRLRLWKDLHFRKAATSPMLIIRVERLDAQGNMRVSKPLWLAWVGEEMPPLEEVWCLYLRRFTIDHWYRFLKQRLHWTVPNFGTPKQCERWSDLMPLMTWELWLARDIVTDNPLPWQKSQGNLTPGRVAQSMGGVFAAIGTPTSAPKPRGKSSGWEPGKQRHRKNRCPIVKKTVSRPPKEPSVAV, from the coding sequence ATGAAACGTACCTCCTTAGAAGAATTCCGTCAAGCAGCCTACCAACATTTAGGCAAAGCGAAAGACGCTACCTTTGAATTGACAGATGCGATATTACTGACTCGAAATGTTTATTGCCTAGCAGAGTTGTCCTTATCACCAGTATTTAGACGCAAGTGGCCAAGCATCTATGAAGCATTACAAGATAGCAGACCACAGCGACAGAAATTGATGCAGCTATATATCAAACAGATACCAACTGTGGAGCGACCTCTATTGGCAGGAGATCATACGAACTGGTCACGACCAGATGCAGTCAAACTCAAAGAAAGAACTTATCAACATAGTGGCACATCCATCGCCGGAAATAAACCAATAACTGTAGGACAGGGATATAGCACAATAGCCTGGATACCAGAAAAAGAGGGGAGTTGGGCATTACCTTTAAGACATGAACGAATCACAAGTTCTGAAAGTCCTATTTCAAAAGCAGTTTGGCAACTCAAACAGGTATGTAAATATTTACCTGTCAGACCAATTTCTGTTTGGGATAGTGAGTATGGTTGTGCGCCTTTTGTCTTAAAAACTGCGAACATTCCCGCAGATATTCTCGTTCGGTTGCGTTCAAACTTGTGTTTATGGGGTGAACCAGGAGCTTATTCTGGGAAGGGGCGACCCAAGAAGCATGGTGATAAATTTAAACTCAATGAACCAACAACATGGACTGAGGCGACATCTGTATTAGAAATAAATGACCCAAAATTAGGACTTGTGCGTCTGAGATTGTGGAAAGATTTACATTTCCGTAAAGCTGCCACAAGCCCAATGTTAATTATCAGAGTTGAACGTCTGGACGCGCAAGGTAACATGAGAGTGTCTAAACCTTTGTGGTTGGCTTGGGTAGGAGAAGAAATGCCACCCCTAGAGGAAGTTTGGTGTCTTTACTTGCGTCGCTTTACCATTGACCATTGGTATCGCTTTTTAAAGCAACGTTTACATTGGACAGTTCCAAACTTTGGTACACCTAAGCAATGTGAAAGGTGGAGTGACCTGATGCCGTTGATGACTTGGGAATTGTGGTTAGCTCGTGATATTGTTACCGATAATCCTCTCCCTTGGCAAAAATCTCAGGGTAATTTGACCCCTGGAAGGGTTGCTCAATCTATGGGTGGAGTTTTTGCGGCCATTGGTACTCCCACTTCTGCACCCAAACCTCGCGGAAAGTCTTCTGGTTGGGAACCAGGAAAACAGCGTCACCGTAAAAACCGCTGCCCCATTGTTAAAAAAACAGTATCACGACCACCTAAAGAACCTTCTGTTGCTGTTTAA
- the cutA gene encoding divalent-cation tolerance protein CutA, which produces MEFIFIYVTCKDRAEALNVGEAVVEARLAACANIIDGMDSIYWWKGELQVEKEAILIMKSRHDLFAELTEKVKSVHSYEVPCVVALPIEQGNQDYLNWLMTETKATDINLN; this is translated from the coding sequence ATGGAATTTATTTTTATTTATGTCACTTGTAAAGACCGTGCTGAAGCCCTTAATGTAGGTGAAGCCGTAGTAGAAGCTCGTCTTGCTGCCTGTGCCAACATAATTGATGGCATGGACAGTATTTATTGGTGGAAGGGTGAATTACAAGTAGAAAAAGAAGCTATTTTAATTATGAAATCGCGCCATGATTTATTTGCAGAACTAACGGAAAAGGTAAAATCAGTGCATTCTTATGAAGTACCTTGTGTGGTGGCTTTACCAATTGAACAAGGAAATCAGGATTACCTGAATTGGCTAATGACAGAAACCAAGGCTACAGATATCAACTTGAATTAA